Proteins from one Oscillatoria nigro-viridis PCC 7112 genomic window:
- the hemB gene encoding porphobilinogen synthase, translating to MFPTHRPRRLRNHPQLRRMVRENILTTSDLIYPLFAVPGEAFAKEVTSMPGVYQLSVDKIVEEAKEVYDLGIPAIILFGIPADKDTDATGAWHDCGIVQKATEAVKKAVPDLIVMVDTCLCEYTSHGHCGYLEVGDLSGRVLNDPTLELLKKTAVAQAKAGADIIAPSGMMDGFVGAIRQGLDSAGFEDIPIMSYAAKYASAYYGPFRDAADSAPQFGDRRTYQMDPGNGREALKEIALDIAEGADMLMVKPALAYMDIIWRVKEATNLPVAAYNVSGEYAMVKAAALNGWIDEERVVMETLTGFKRAGTDLILTYHAKDAARWLQN from the coding sequence ATGTTTCCAACTCACCGCCCCCGCCGCCTCCGCAACCATCCCCAACTCCGCCGGATGGTACGCGAAAATATCTTGACAACCAGCGATTTAATTTACCCCCTATTTGCCGTACCGGGGGAAGCTTTTGCTAAAGAAGTCACATCGATGCCGGGAGTTTACCAGCTATCGGTAGACAAAATAGTAGAAGAAGCAAAAGAAGTCTACGACCTCGGCATTCCCGCGATTATTTTATTCGGCATTCCCGCAGATAAAGATACAGACGCGACAGGTGCTTGGCACGACTGCGGCATCGTCCAAAAAGCGACGGAAGCAGTTAAAAAAGCCGTACCAGATTTAATCGTCATGGTCGATACTTGTCTGTGCGAATATACCAGTCACGGTCACTGCGGCTATTTGGAAGTAGGAGATTTAAGCGGCCGCGTCTTGAACGATCCCACACTAGAATTGCTGAAGAAAACCGCCGTTGCTCAAGCTAAAGCCGGTGCAGATATTATCGCACCTTCGGGAATGATGGACGGTTTTGTCGGAGCAATTCGCCAAGGATTGGACTCCGCTGGATTTGAAGATATTCCCATCATGTCTTACGCGGCAAAATACGCCTCAGCTTATTATGGCCCGTTCCGGGATGCTGCCGATTCTGCTCCGCAATTTGGCGATCGGCGCACCTATCAAATGGACCCGGGAAACGGTCGCGAAGCTCTTAAAGAAATTGCTCTCGACATTGCCGAAGGCGCAGATATGCTCATGGTTAAACCGGCTTTAGCTTACATGGATATCATCTGGCGCGTGAAGGAAGCAACTAACCTGCCAGTTGCTGCTTACAACGTTTCTGGGGAATATGCGATGGTGAAAGCCGCCGCCCTCAACGGTTGGATAGATGAAGAAAGAGTAGTGATGGAAACTTTGACAGGATTCAAGCGTGCGGGTACTGATTTGATTTTGACTTATCACGCCAAAGACGCCGCCCGCTGGCTGCAAAACTGA
- a CDS encoding GNAT family N-acetyltransferase produces MTSTTRDSSHIQFCIGRERADIVQIQELFKAAAFWARERKIEDWEIAIANSEPVVTVWDGSRAIGFARATSDGIYRATIWDVAIHPDYQGAGLGRKLVQTVLSHPRMCRVERVYLMTTYKQSFYERIGFQQNASTTMVLENQLLEEHLELEISNGELLTANC; encoded by the coding sequence ATGACATCAACGACGAGGGATTCCAGTCACATTCAATTTTGTATAGGTCGCGAGCGCGCAGACATCGTACAGATCCAAGAACTATTTAAAGCCGCCGCCTTTTGGGCGAGGGAACGCAAGATAGAAGATTGGGAAATTGCGATCGCCAACAGCGAACCAGTTGTTACAGTTTGGGACGGCTCACGGGCGATCGGCTTTGCCAGAGCCACCTCAGATGGGATCTATCGAGCTACCATCTGGGATGTCGCCATTCACCCCGATTACCAAGGTGCAGGACTCGGCCGCAAATTAGTGCAAACCGTCTTGAGTCACCCTCGAATGTGCCGAGTAGAGCGAGTTTACCTGATGACAACTTACAAACAAAGCTTCTACGAGCGCATCGGCTTTCAGCAAAACGCTAGTACCACCATGGTACTGGAAAATCAGCTTCTAGAAGAGCATCTCGAATTAGAAATTAGCAACGGCGAATTGCTAACTGCTAATTGTTAA
- a CDS encoding sensor histidine kinase codes for MAPIGWSDFIYLGMGLGLGLGSSLIWRLRQKSSQPPEPAPKVAPPPQEIHLEKFDALSEQLKQTQLAYQMASEMSQFKAGFLARTSHELRSPLSTMIGTLQLILSDLCDDPAEEREFVEQAHAAALKLVKLIDEIIFVAKTEHGTERMDIEPIQLAKVFDEVDDLTYLQAANRGIRLEILPPDPGIYVLADLPRFRQVLVNLVDTAVAQMEEGSISVSAHASPESGYVQIWVDDQRSVSAWSESWDLLKHDLECDASKSSDNSQVSSGMRLLMNQTLLSLMSGKLEVLAVPSESEESNFNRTQCSIPLATW; via the coding sequence ATGGCGCCGATCGGCTGGAGCGACTTTATATATTTAGGTATGGGACTGGGGCTGGGTTTGGGAAGCAGTTTGATTTGGCGCCTGCGGCAAAAAAGCTCGCAACCGCCCGAACCGGCGCCCAAAGTAGCCCCACCTCCTCAAGAAATTCACTTAGAGAAGTTTGATGCCCTTTCCGAGCAACTTAAGCAAACTCAATTGGCTTATCAGATGGCATCGGAGATGAGCCAATTTAAGGCGGGTTTTTTGGCTAGAACTTCTCACGAGTTGCGATCGCCCCTGAGCACTATGATTGGTACGCTGCAATTAATTCTCTCGGATTTGTGCGACGATCCGGCTGAGGAACGAGAGTTTGTCGAGCAAGCTCACGCCGCGGCACTCAAGCTGGTGAAATTAATAGATGAAATTATCTTTGTTGCTAAAACTGAACACGGCACTGAAAGGATGGATATTGAGCCGATTCAGTTAGCTAAGGTTTTTGACGAGGTTGATGATTTAACTTACTTGCAAGCTGCTAATCGCGGCATTCGTTTGGAGATATTGCCCCCAGATCCGGGGATTTATGTATTGGCAGATTTGCCGAGGTTTAGGCAAGTTTTAGTCAATTTGGTAGATACTGCTGTTGCTCAGATGGAGGAGGGCAGTATTTCTGTGTCTGCCCATGCTTCGCCGGAATCTGGATACGTTCAAATTTGGGTGGACGATCAGCGTTCAGTGAGTGCTTGGAGCGAGTCTTGGGATTTGCTGAAGCACGATTTGGAGTGTGATGCTAGTAAGAGCAGCGATAATTCTCAGGTATCTTCTGGAATGAGGTTATTGATGAATCAGACTCTTTTAAGTTTGATGAGCGGAAAGTTGGAGGTTCTGGCTGTGCCTTCTGAGTCCGAAGAGTCCAATTTTAACCGGACTCAGTGTTCTATTCCTTTGGCAACTTGGTGA